The Ochrobactrum sp. BTU1 genome includes a region encoding these proteins:
- the rpsU gene encoding 30S ribosomal protein S21 has translation MQVLVRDNNVDQALRVLKKKMQREGIFRELKARRAYEKPSERRIREKDAAIGRAKKDAKKKAQRDGLIPKTKRKQSVRPSFQSGSSLDPKVS, from the coding sequence TTGCAGGTTCTTGTCAGAGATAACAACGTCGACCAAGCGCTCCGCGTCCTTAAAAAGAAAATGCAGCGCGAGGGCATATTCCGGGAATTAAAAGCACGCCGTGCATATGAAAAACCATCTGAGCGGCGTATCCGCGAAAAAGATGCGGCAATAGGTCGAGCGAAGAAGGATGCAAAAAAGAAGGCCCAACGCGATGGCCTTATACCAAAAACTAAAAGAAAACAGTCAGTTCGACCGTCATTCCAGAGCGGATCATCTCTAGATCCAAAAGTGAGCTGA
- a CDS encoding cold-shock protein: MNTGTVKWFNSTKGFGFIQPDNGGADTFVHISAVERAGLRSLDEGQKLTYDVEQDRKSGKMSACNLQAA; the protein is encoded by the coding sequence ATGAACACCGGAACAGTTAAATGGTTCAACTCCACAAAAGGCTTTGGCTTTATTCAGCCTGATAATGGCGGAGCAGACACATTCGTTCACATCTCAGCAGTTGAGCGCGCGGGTTTGCGTTCTCTCGATGAAGGCCAGAAACTGACCTACGATGTCGAACAGGATCGTAAGTCGGGTAAAATGTCGGCTTGTAATCTTCAGGCTGCTTAA